TGGCTCCCCTCTTTTGAGCCACAGCCATCTTGAGGCTCTCTCTGCCGCATCGGTGGTACTGCGGAtggctctcctctttctctcaccctcGATGCCTAAACTACTGAAGGCTCTGGCCAAGGAACGGGCTGCAAATCCTCTGCATCCAACCTCCACAGGGAAACACCTTGCTCTCCAGCCAGCCTGCTGGCAGTCACTGACCAGTCCTGCGTACTTTGAGAGCTTCCTCTCAAAGGCTTCTTCCAAGCGATCTTCCCACGGGACTGTCAGCTCCAGCAGCGCTGCTTGCTTGGTGGATTCAGACACAAGGACAATGTCTGGTCGCAGGGTGGTGACTGCAATATGGCTGGGGAACTTCAGCTGATGTTCAAGGTCCACCAACAACTGCCAGTCTCTTGCAGATGTCAGGATGCCTGCAGATGATGTTCTTCTGGCAGGAGTTGGCTTGTCCCCAGCTCTGACAAAGGCGATGGTTATCTTGGAGGGTCGGAATTGCTTTGCCCACGCCAGTCCTGCGCTGATGGCTTCAGCAATGGTCTTGAGGACTTGGTCATGCCTCCACCTGTACCGACCATCTCCAAGTGCCCTTGTACAGCAACTGAGGATGTGTTCCAGGGTTCCTCGCTTGGAACACAGTGGGCATGCTGGTGTCTCTGCTATGCCCCATATGTGCAGATTTGACGGGCTTGGAAGCACGTCATACACTGCCTGGATGAGGAATTTGATGCGGTTCGGCTCGGCTTTCCAAAGCTCAGCCCAGGTCACTTTCCTTTCAACCGCATTCTCCCACCTCGTCCAAGCTCCCTGTTGCTTCATTCCCACTGCCTTGCAGGTTCTCgtctcctccactgctgctctcacctcctcctgaaaAAGTCGTCGCCTTTCCTTCCCCCTGGTGTTCATTTGGGGAGTTGGAAAGGATCCTAGCCCTGCTCGACTTTGTGTGACCACTCCCACCAGGCTCCTGTGACTCAGCCTTGCATCTGCCTCTTGAACCGCATCCTCTGCCCTCCATTTCCTGCCAGTCCTCACTTGGATCCCTGCTTTAGCCACCTTCGGATCACTTGAATCCCTGTACTGAACCACTTCTCTGGCTCTAGTTACCTTGAATTCCTCCTCCAAGGATTTGAAAGGCAGTCGCAGTTTGTTGGTGTTCCCGTAGAGTGCAATGCTGCTCAGGCTCCTTGGTAATCCAAGCCACCTCCGGAGGTGTTTGCTGACTTTCCTCTCCAAGGTCTCAACTGTTGAGATAGGGACCGCATAGACAAGGAGGGGCCACAGGATCCTGGGAAGAATGCCATGTTGGTAGACCCAGGCTTTAAACTTCCCAGGTAGGCCTGACTTGTCCACGGATTTCAGCCAGCCATCCAACTCAGTGCAGGTCGACTGGATAGATATTGTGTCTCTCAGAGAGCAGTCAAAAACCTTGCCCAAGCTCTTGACTGGCTTCTCTGTGATAGTTGGAATGGCTGTGCCTGTGATGTTAAACCGGAACTTGTCCTCCACCTTCCCTTTCCTCAGCACCATTGATCTGGATTTGGCGGGTTTGAAACGCATCCGGGCCCACTCCACCAGCTTTTCAAGTCCCTTCAGAATCCACCGGCAGCCTGGGACTGATTCTGTCATGACTGTGAGGTCATCCATGAATGCCCTGATGGGTGGTTGCCGTTGTCCGGAATTCGTGCGGGGCCCTCTGCACTCTGGCTCAGCAGACTTAGTGAGCATGTTCATGGCTAGGGAGAACAATGTCACAGAGATAGTACACCCTGTGATGATACCGATCTCCACCTTGTGCCAACTGGATGTTATTGCTCCTGAAGAGACCCCCATCCTGAAATTGCTGTAATAATCAGCGATGAGGTCTCTACACCTGCTGGGTACATGATGTTTTCTCAAGGTGAGCTGAACCAGCTTGTGTGGAATGGAACCGAATGCATTTGCCAGGTCAAGCCACAACACTGACAGGTTGCCCTTGTTCTCTCTGGCCTCACGAATGAGCTGTGTCACCACACCAGTATGCTCCACACATCCTGACATTCCTGGAATGCCGCCTTTCTGGACAGATGTATCGATGTAGGTGTTCTTTGCCAGGTAGGTACACAGCCGTTTGGAAACAGCACTGAAGAAAATCTTTGCCTCAACACACAGCAGGGAGATGATGCGGAACTGGTCTAGCTGAGTGgagttttcctccttcgggatcCATACCCCTTCAGCCACTCTCCATTGTTCAGGgatcctccctcttctccagaAGACTCGCAGGATTTTccacagaagcagcaggagtTTGGGACAGTTCTTGTACACTTTGTATGAAGTGCCACTCGGTCCTGGTGCAGAGCTTGCCCTAGCTTTGCAGACAACCTCCCTGACTTCCTTTAGCTGCAGCTCCGACATGTCAAACTGCACTTCTGGTTCAGGGGGTTCTA
The genomic region above belongs to Limanda limanda chromosome 20, fLimLim1.1, whole genome shotgun sequence and contains:
- the LOC133027199 gene encoding uncharacterized protein LOC133027199, which codes for MTSLWKQFDDDVDQILEAMAKGEADRKLRAMTTIIVSIAAERFGEEEKKSSGTSYSKNQRAVRIHNIRQEMKALKSQYKAAGQEERIGLAQLMCILRKNIRVLRRAEWHRRRRRERARKRAAFIANPFKFTKDLLGQKRSGKLASSQEDIDQHLKQTYSDPVREQELGECNNLIEPPEPEVQFDMSELQLKEVREVVCKARASSAPGPSGTSYKVYKNCPKLLLLLWKILRVFWRRGRIPEQWRVAEGVWIPKEENSTQLDQFRIISLLCVEAKIFFSAVSKRLCTYLAKNTYIDTSVQKGGIPGMSGCVEHTGVVTQLIREARENKGNLSVLWLDLANAFGSIPHKLVQLTLRKHHVPSRCRDLIADYYSNFRMGVSSGAITSSWHKVEIGIITGCTISVTLFSLAMNMLTKSAEPECRGPRTNSGQRQPPIRAFMDDLTVMTESVPGCRWILKGLEKLVEWARMRFKPAKSRSMVLRKGKVEDKFRFNITGTAIPTITEKPVKSLGKVFDCSLRDTISIQSTCTELDGWLKSVDKSGLPGKFKAWVYQHGILPRILWPLLVYAVPISTVETLERKVSKHLRRWLGLPRSLSSIALYGNTNKLRLPFKSLEEEFKVTRAREVVQYRDSSDPKVAKAGIQVRTGRKWRAEDAVQEADARLSHRSLVGVVTQSRAGLGSFPTPQMNTRGKERRRLFQEEVRAAVEETRTCKAVGMKQQGAWTRWENAVERKVTWAELWKAEPNRIKFLIQAVYDVLPSPSNLHIWGIAETPACPLCSKRGTLEHILSCCTRALGDGRYRWRHDQVLKTIAEAISAGLAWAKQFRPSKITIAFVRAGDKPTPARRTSSAGILTSARDWQLLVDLEHQLKFPSHIAVTTLRPDIVLVSESTKQAALLELTVPWEDRLEEAFERKLSKYAGLVSDCQQAGWRARCFPVEVGCRGFAARSLARAFSSLGIEGERKRRAIRSTTDAAERASRWLWLKRGEPWSHGS